The DNA sequence GCGCCTATCGGCCCGGCGACTGGAACGCGGCGGACCCGGTCAACCGCGCCCTGTCCGCCGCGAACTCATGCCTCTACGGCGTCTGTCATGCCGCGATCGTGTCGGCGGGATACTCGACCGGGTTGGGATTCGTTCATACCGGAAAGCAGCTTTCCTTCGTCTACGACATCGCCGATCTCTACAAGGTCGAGACCACGATCCCCGTCGCGTTCGAGTGTGCGGCGAATCCCGGACCCGAACTGGAGCGCCGGGTGCGGACCACGTGTCGCGACGTGTTTCTGGTTCAGAAAATCCTGCAGCGCGTCGTGCCCGACATCGCGCGGGCGCTGGCCGTCGATGAACCCTTGGACCTGCCGTCGAACGCCGATCCCGATGTGGAAGCGGCGATCCCGGGCGGCCTGTGGGACCCCGATCACGAAACCGTCGAGGGAGGAGTCAATTATGGTGGTGATGATTCTGGAGAACGTCCCCGAGAGCCTGAGGGGGGAGCTGAGCCGGTGGATGATTGAGCCCCGCGCGGGGGTTTTCGTCGGCACGATGAACGCGATGATCCGCGACCGCCTGTGGGAGCGCGTCAACAAGCGCAAGGGTGTCGGCGGGTGT is a window from the Deltaproteobacteria bacterium genome containing:
- the cas1e gene encoding type I-E CRISPR-associated endonuclease Cas1; protein product: MKITDLHDLPKLRDGLGYLYVERAHIEQKSLGVVLDYPDTEVPIPSASLAALLLGPGTTISHAAVRALADNGCSIIWCGEGAVRVYAQGVGETRKGHRLLRQAELVCNPDMRAQVVMRMYRMRFEKKLPEDLTIEQVRGMEGVRVREAYAQAAKRTGIIWTGRAYRPGDWNAADPVNRALSAANSCLYGVCHAAIVSAGYSTGLGFVHTGKQLSFVYDIADLYKVETTIPVAFECAANPGPELERRVRTTCRDVFLVQKILQRVVPDIARALAVDEPLDLPSNADPDVEAAIPGGLWDPDHETVEGGVNYGGDDSGERPREPEGGAEPVDD
- the cas2e gene encoding type I-E CRISPR-associated endoribonuclease Cas2, whose translation is MVVMILENVPESLRGELSRWMIEPRAGVFVGTMNAMIRDRLWERVNKRKGVGGCMQVYSWPNEQGFIVRQEGVSSRDIADFDGLQLVRRRKTL